CCCCTCACCCCATCTTATCCCTCCGTCCGCCTACGGGTGGAGGGGACCATGTTGGGCCTCATCACTGACGAAGCATGACACCGCAACCACCCCCGCACCCCCAACCGTCATGCCGAGCCCGTCGAAGCACCCGTCATGCTGAGCCCGTCGAAGCATGCACCCACCAGTCGCGAACGCAGTATCATGACACGAACCGTCGTGGCTCTCGGAGACCTACTCCTCTCCACCCCGAGTCGGCCAGCCGAGGAGGTCGCGGATCCAGGGCTCGCGTGGGTCCACGGCACCCGCCTTAGTCAGCTTCGCGATTGCGTCCGAAAGCCGCGCCACGTCCTCGCGACTGGGCTCGGGCAAGGCGAAGCGTGGCATCGCCTCGCTGTCACCGTAGTTCAGCTCGATCAGCGGCCGTATCACCTGCTCTCCCATCACGCGGTCCTCGATCTCCCGCTTCAGTTTCCGTACACGAGACTCGACCACCGACTGGTGTACCCGTCCCAAGGCTAAACTGCCTACGCGATCTCCTTCGTCCAATAGCAGTGTGTTTCCTAACACGGCCTTCGCGAGCTCCTTGTCGTGGTACTGCACGAAGCGCTCGAACGCGGTGCCGTCTCCCGTCGGTTGTAGCAGCTGCAATTGCACCGAGCGCGGTAGCACGAACTCCGTGTTCGCAGCCGACACCCTCAACTGGTCGAGAAGCTCTTGCTGGAACTCGACACTCGCGCCGTCTTCATACATGGCAACGCGAGGGATGATGCCGTACTTCTCCACATACACTGCCCACCACTTCAGTGCATTATCCTTCGACCACCACGAGCGATAAGCACGTAGCAAGTCACCGCTGCCGTATGGGCTGCCGTACCGAGGCTCGTGAGCGTAGTGCACGAACTTCTCGGGCGGGTAGGGCTTTGCATGGCACACGCCGGGCACCGTGATGGTGATAGCATGCACGTCGCCTCGCTCATCCATCTCGAATCCTATGGTGGAGGGGTCCTTCGGCACGAATCGCAGCGGCACGATCTTGCCTGCGTAGGGCCCAGTGCGCACTGTGTGATACACCTTCTCGAGCACGCTGAATCCGATGCCCACCGCATCCAGCACATCGGAGATCAGGCCCTCCACCGTACCCAGCATCTGCTGGAACGCCCAGCGAACGAAGCCCGCTCGCTCGCGGCTGTTCTCATCGGGTCCTGCTGCATACACCCGCCACCCGTCGCCGATCGGCAGCCACCTTTTCACTGCGAGCGCCGCGGCGATCACCGGGTCGCGCTCCATCTTTCTCAACACGCTCCAACGCCGCCGCAGATCGTCGTATCCCGCAACCGGCTCCGTCGCAGCACCCACCGGATAGCGCATGGACTGCAGCACCGATCCCGTCAGGTGCGGCGTTCTATCCCCGAACAGCTTGCTCATCATGATCCCCCTACCAATCTGTTAGTGCCGAGTCCAGCCTATCTTCGCCCGCGCGTATCGTCCGCCCCTCAGGCACGAACCGCCGCAAGGCCCTCCAAGCCACGCCGAAGCTGTCCACCTGATCGTCGTGCGGTGCATCCGGAAAGCCACACACTTCCGCCAGCCAGTCGTCATTCCAACTACCATTCAGTAGCTTCACAAGGCCCGACTCGGCAGCTGCGATCCATTCCAGCGCCCTGCTCACCTTGTCGCGATCTGCCGAAATGGGTAGCAGAGGAACCGGTAGGCCGTCTCGCTTCAGCATCTGCACGGCGGCAAGTTGGAAGGCGTTGGCTTCCACCGCGATGGCATCCGCACGGTCGTGCAGCCCCTGCTCGGCGATCTCCCTGCGTACGGCAGGAAACTCCCTGCGCGCGCGCCACACGTCCAACACGTAGGTGACACCGTCCACTCCCAGGCCGAGTGTGGTTTTCACGGTGAAGTCGGCCTCGGTACGCTCGCTGGCAGCTAGGTCCCACCCACACACGATGCGTCGCAACGCGGGTGGACGATCCACCACCTCGAACCACTCACGCTTGAACAAGCGCCCTTCCAGACCGCTGGGGTCTCCAAGGTACATGCAGTTGTACAGCGCGCTGCCCATGTCGCGCCGTCGGCCTTGCAGGTACTCCAACGGAAAACGCTCCGGCCATAGCGCCGTGCCCTGGCCCCAATACCCCTCGGCGGGCATCGCGATGTGTGTGAAGCCCGCTTGGAGCAGCACGGGCGCGAGGTCGTCTTGGTGCCAGCGGGTCATGATGCACACGATCTTCGCGCCACGCTCCGCGCGTGTTAGCAGCGTGCGACGGCACCAAGTCGCTAGATGCCTGCGCGCCGCGGGGCTTCGTGCGGTCTCTTCGCTCATCGGGTCGTCTATCAGAATGCAGCTCGCTCTGCGACCTATCAGCGCAGAACTGCCCACTCCGCAGGCGAACATCGTCGAGTCCTTGTCGTCCGTTCGAGGCCTCGCGAGGTCCCAGTCTCCCCTCGTCCATCGGCCCCCCTTGCGCACATGAGGAAAGAGACGACGGTAAGGCGCGGACAACACCGTGCCCGCCACGGCGTCCGCTCTGTCTTCGGCTTGGGCGTCCGTGACCGAAACGAGGACGATGTGCTGCGACGGGTCGCGAGCCAGCCGCCACGCAGGATAGACGACCGCTATCCATGTGGACTTCCCGTGCTCCGGCGGCGCGGTGATCAGCACTCGCTCCGGCTCTGGGCCTTCCAGTGCTCGAATCCAAACGTCGTGATGGCGCGCAGCCTCGATGCCGTGCACAACGCGCCCATACACGGACAGCGAAGAAAGCGCGGCCAGGGCAAGGGCCCGTTTACCTGTCAATCGCCCGCTCCTGAATAAGTATCTCGTAGATGCGCTGACCGGCCTCCGGGCTGAGCGGGTGTGCAACCTCCTCTTCGGCGGACTCCGCAGTCAGCGACTCGAGCAGCAGCTTCACGGCCCAGCCCTGCCCCTGCTCGGCCTGTGAGACCAGCCCGGACTCCACCACCCGAGTGAACAAGTCGCCCTCGGGCAATCCCCTCTCGCCGGCGATTCGCCGAAACGCGTGCTCCACGGTGAGCGGCATGGGAGATGGGGAAGGGACCGGAGCCCGCGCGCCGTCCCCGTTGGCGCACCCCCCGGCGGCTCCGGTCACCTTCGTCTTGCGGCCGACCCGCGTCATGGACGCACGCCCTCGTCGTGCAGCCGTCTCATGCGGGCCAGGCAGTCCAGGTCGAAGTCGTCGTCTCCATCGAAAACGATCCAGTTCAGCTCGTCGGAGCAGTATTGTCTCAGCGCAGGGACCGGGTCGGCGAACTCAGCGAGCAGCCCCTGAAATCGGTCGAGGAACTCCCGGCACTCGGAGCAGAGGCTGCTCCAGGAGGAGTGTTCCTTGCCGCATGCCTCACACACGAAAACCATTCACGCCCCCTCATCCATGCAAAAGGTGTAGACATAAGTCTACCATAATTGTTGACTGTAGTCAATACCTAGGGGTAGAATGGGCGCGATGTCAAGAGCCCCGTTGCGGCAGACGCGGCCCGGCGCGTGGGGAATGCCCGGGTCCCCGCCTTCGCGGGAGCGACAATTGCCGAACGACGTAAGTGGTCAACCGGTCTTTCCCGCGAAGGCGGGGACCCGATGGATGCACGCGTGAGAAGGAGGTGGGAGCTGTGGCGAGAGCAGCGAGGTTTCTAGCCGAAGTGGAGCGTGTGATGCGAGAGCGCAAACTGAGCCAGCGCAAGCTCGCAGCGCTCGCCGGCGTCAACCCGTCCTACGTGTCCAACTGGATGCTGGGGCAGGTGGTTCCCTCGCCGGAGGTCGTACTGCGGCTTGCCCAAGCATTGCGAGAGCCGCGCGAGGTGTGGCTGCGGGCGGCGGGCTACGACCACTTGGCCGACCTTGCCTCACCCCCTGGCGCGTTCGTGGAAGTGACCGTCGAGGGCACTTGCCTCGCGGGGCAGGGCGAGGCACTGGTCGAGCCGCAGACCGCGGTCGTGCCGGAGGAGTTCGCGCGCGGGGCCGACTTCTACGTTCGAGTACAGGGCGACTCGATGGAGCCGGACTTTCCTCACGGGGCGCTGGTGGCCGTGAAGCGGTCGTTTCGCGTGGCGAGCGGCGATCCGGTGGTGGTGCAGGTGGAGGGGTGTCCCGTGGTCAAGCTGTGGGTGGATACGCCGACGGGACCCGTGCTCCGCAGTCGCAACCCGCGCCACCCGGACATTCCCCTCGGCGAGCACGAGGTGGTCGGCATCCCCATCCGCCTGCTCGTCATCCGCGACGTGTGAGGCGGCAAGACGAGCCCATTGGCCTAAGGCCCGCTCCTCAGCCGTTTCGTATTCACGCCGGCGCCGTATACTTCGCATGATTCGCATGAGTTTTCGTGCGGATTGGAAGGAGGGTCCGTGGCGAATCACGAGCAGTTTAGTTGTGAAAAGCACTTCTACGGGTCTGTCACCGTAGGGGAGCGAGGGCAGGTCGTTATCCCGGCGGAGGCGCGGCACGAGTTGGGTTACTACCCCGGTGACAAGCTACTGGTGATGCGGCATCCAGTGTACGCCGGGATTATGATGTGCAGGATTGACGCTGTGCGCTCCTTTCTCGACCTCATGGCCAAAGGGATTGAGAGCGTGGAACGCAAAGGAGCGTCGGAACTTACGAAGGAGGAGGACTAAGGATGGTTCTCGGTATGGCAGCCGCCCTCGCGGCTCTAAGCACCGTTGCGCTTCAGCAATCCCCTCAGATGCTTACTCTCGATCAGGCGATCGGAATCGCCCTGGAGAATAGCCTGTCCGTCCGCCGCGCTCGCGCCGAACTCGCGAAGAGCCGCGAGCAGGTCAATCAGGGCTATGCCGCGATGCGTCCTCAGGTCACCGGCTCGGCAACGTACACGCGCTTCGACAAGAAGACCACGGCGGAGTTTCCAGGCCAGGACCCCGACGGCAACTCGATCACCCAGTCCATCGTGATCCAACCCGAAGACTCGCGCACTGCCCAAGTGGTGCTCGGCCAGGCGGTGGACATCTCCGGCAAGCAACGGATCGGTGTGCGTGGCGCCAAGGCCCTTGAGACCGCGGCGCACGCGGGCCTGAGTGCGGAGGAAGCCGAAGTCGCGCTGCGCGTAAAGCTCGCGTACTACAACGTGCTGCGCGCGCAGGCCTCGGTGGCCATTGCCGAAGACGCAGTCAAGAACGCCGAGGAGCGGCAGCGCGTAGCCGAAGCCCAAGTAGAGGCAGGCACCGCGAGCAAGATAGACGTGTTGCGCGCAAAGACGCAAGTAGCCCAGAACCGCCAAGGGCTGATCTCGGCACGCAACGCCGTGGCCCTTGCGAAGGCGGCGTTCAACAACGTTTTGGCTCGTGCGGTGGACACGCCGTTCGAACTGGCACCCGCGGGCGATCTGCCCCAATGCAGAGGGAAGCTGGACGCTTTGACCGCCGAGGCATTCGAGAAGCGGCCGGAGCTGCGACAGCTCGAGTGGGTGGCTCGCGTACAGGAGTCGGTGCTGAGCCTGGAGCGGCTAGGGATGATGCCCTCGCTCACCCTTTCCGTGGTCGGAGACTTCAACTTTCGCACCACGCTGTTCAACAACCGCAGCGAGCGGTACACGGGTGCTGCGGTCCTCTCCTTCCCGCTGTACGACGGCAACATCACCAAGGCCCGTGTCGGGCAGGCCAAAGCAGACGTTGAGAAGTCGAGGGCCAGCTTCGAGGAAGCGAAGCTGGGAGTGGCCTTGCAGGTGAAGCAGGCACTGCTGTCGGTACAGGAGGCGTCGGAGCGTCTGGTGACCGCGGAGGCCGCGCTTGCCGAGGCGGAAGAGGTGCTGCGACTCGCCCAGCTCCGCTACAAGAACGAACTGGCGATTCAGCTCGAGGTCAGTGACGCCGAGTTGGCGCTGACTCAAGCCAAGCTGAACGCCCTGAACGCGCGATACGACTACCTGCAGGCCTACTCCCAACTGCAGCGTGCAGTCGGATCGGAGGATGTGTAAATGTTCCTAAAGAGAGTCCCTTTCGTGCTGCCGGCAGCACTCGCGCTCGCTATAGCAGGCTGCGGCGGTCCCGCGAAGGTCCAGCCCGAGCAGGCCCCGTCCGCAGGACCTGCAAAACCGGAGACCCGCACGGTGGTCCGCCTGGAACCGGCCAGGGTCGAGGAGATGGTGGAGACAGTCGAGATCACCGGAAGCTTGGCAGCACTCGACGATTTGACACTAAGCCCGAAGATCGCCGGGCGCCTGTCTCGAGTGTTGGTGCGTGAGGGCGATGCGGTTCGCGCAGGACAGCTCGTCGCGACGCAAGAGACGGATGAGCTGCTAACGCAGCTTCGCCAAGCAGAAGCGGGCCTTGCGTCGGCATGGTCTGCCCTTGCGCAGGCCGAGGCAGGCGCGCGGTCTTCGCCCGTGGTCACCGAGGCCACCATTCGCGCTGCAGAAGCTGGTCTGGCTCAGGCGAGAGCGACGCTGAAGAAACTGGAAGAGGGCGCCAGGCGGCAGGAGATCGAGCAGGCGCAGAAGACGGTAGATGCCGCGAAGGCAGCTTGGGACCTGGCCGTTGCCGACCATGCGCGCATTGCAGACCTCTACGCTAAGGATGCGGTGAGCAAGCAGCAGCTCGACATCGCGAAGACGGGCATGGACACTGCGCGCGCACAGTACGAGGCGGCTCAAGCCACCCTGAGCCTCGTCAAAGAGGGTACACGCGAAGA
The Fimbriimonadia bacterium genome window above contains:
- a CDS encoding DUF935 family protein; this translates as MMSKLFGDRTPHLTGSVLQSMRYPVGAATEPVAGYDDLRRRWSVLRKMERDPVIAAALAVKRWLPIGDGWRVYAAGPDENSRERAGFVRWAFQQMLGTVEGLISDVLDAVGIGFSVLEKVYHTVRTGPYAGKIVPLRFVPKDPSTIGFEMDERGDVHAITITVPGVCHAKPYPPEKFVHYAHEPRYGSPYGSGDLLRAYRSWWSKDNALKWWAVYVEKYGIIPRVAMYEDGASVEFQQELLDQLRVSAANTEFVLPRSVQLQLLQPTGDGTAFERFVQYHDKELAKAVLGNTLLLDEGDRVGSLALGRVHQSVVESRVRKLKREIEDRVMGEQVIRPLIELNYGDSEAMPRFALPEPSREDVARLSDAIAKLTKAGAVDPREPWIRDLLGWPTRGGEE
- the terL gene encoding phage terminase large subunit; this translates as MTGKRALALAALSSLSVYGRVVHGIEAARHHDVWIRALEGPEPERVLITAPPEHGKSTWIAVVYPAWRLARDPSQHIVLVSVTDAQAEDRADAVAGTVLSAPYRRLFPHVRKGGRWTRGDWDLARPRTDDKDSTMFACGVGSSALIGRRASCILIDDPMSEETARSPAARRHLATWCRRTLLTRAERGAKIVCIMTRWHQDDLAPVLLQAGFTHIAMPAEGYWGQGTALWPERFPLEYLQGRRRDMGSALYNCMYLGDPSGLEGRLFKREWFEVVDRPPALRRIVCGWDLAASERTEADFTVKTTLGLGVDGVTYVLDVWRARREFPAVRREIAEQGLHDRADAIAVEANAFQLAAVQMLKRDGLPVPLLPISADRDKVSRALEWIAAAESGLVKLLNGSWNDDWLAEVCGFPDAPHDDQVDSFGVAWRALRRFVPEGRTIRAGEDRLDSALTDW
- a CDS encoding LexA family transcriptional regulator; this encodes MARAARFLAEVERVMRERKLSQRKLAALAGVNPSYVSNWMLGQVVPSPEVVLRLAQALREPREVWLRAAGYDHLADLASPPGAFVEVTVEGTCLAGQGEALVEPQTAVVPEEFARGADFYVRVQGDSMEPDFPHGALVAVKRSFRVASGDPVVVQVEGCPVVKLWVDTPTGPVLRSRNPRHPDIPLGEHEVVGIPIRLLVIRDV
- a CDS encoding AbrB/MazE/SpoVT family DNA-binding domain-containing protein, producing the protein MANHEQFSCEKHFYGSVTVGERGQVVIPAEARHELGYYPGDKLLVMRHPVYAGIMMCRIDAVRSFLDLMAKGIESVERKGASELTKEED
- a CDS encoding TolC family protein; this encodes MVLGMAAALAALSTVALQQSPQMLTLDQAIGIALENSLSVRRARAELAKSREQVNQGYAAMRPQVTGSATYTRFDKKTTAEFPGQDPDGNSITQSIVIQPEDSRTAQVVLGQAVDISGKQRIGVRGAKALETAAHAGLSAEEAEVALRVKLAYYNVLRAQASVAIAEDAVKNAEERQRVAEAQVEAGTASKIDVLRAKTQVAQNRQGLISARNAVALAKAAFNNVLARAVDTPFELAPAGDLPQCRGKLDALTAEAFEKRPELRQLEWVARVQESVLSLERLGMMPSLTLSVVGDFNFRTTLFNNRSERYTGAAVLSFPLYDGNITKARVGQAKADVEKSRASFEEAKLGVALQVKQALLSVQEASERLVTAEAALAEAEEVLRLAQLRYKNELAIQLEVSDAELALTQAKLNALNARYDYLQAYSQLQRAVGSEDV